One Setaria italica strain Yugu1 chromosome I, Setaria_italica_v2.0, whole genome shotgun sequence DNA window includes the following coding sequences:
- the LOC101764106 gene encoding monosaccharide-sensing protein 2, which yields MRGAVLVAIAAAIGNMLQGWDNATIAGAVLYIKREFHLEAHPAMEGLVVATSLIGATVITTFSGPVSDSVGRRPMLIASSLLYFAAGLLMLWSPNVHVLLLSRLVDGFAIGLAVTLVPVYISETAPPEIRGLLNTLPQFTGSGGMFLSYCMVFAMTLAPQPDWRLMLGVLSLLSLAYLLLTVLYLPESPRWLVSKGRMKEARAVLQMLRGRDDVAGEMALLVEGLGTAGDTAIEEYIVGPAPPPQAEDDDGDRGVTLYGPERGMSWVAQPLPLGAQGSMLGSVIGGLGSRQGSVLDHLRDPVVALLDSVHDIKAPAPPPGPGGGSMLFSNLGSMLSFHDNNVDWDEENAAAEQDRSLSDDDDLGAPLLDGPQETATTTMGIGGGWQLAWKYADGPESGVVKRMYLHEEAGGAGEGGGVHAAALVSRSALYLHGSKQQLQADGPAIMHPKAEERPSRWLELLQEPGVRHALVCGVTMQVLQQLSGISGVLYYTPQILKQAGVSVLLANLGLSADSTSILISGLTTLLMLPAIGVAMRLMDVSGRRSLLLWTIPVLIVSLVVLVVASVVPMAAAVHAAVATGSVMTYLCCFVMGFGPIPNILCAEIFPTRVRGLCIAICSLAFWLADIAVTYSLPVMLNCVGLAGVFGFYAVVCCLALAFVALRVPETKGLPLEVITEFFNVGARGLAPTHLAEDEDGDEDDEDRHRRH from the coding sequence ATGCGGGGCGCCGTGCTTGTGGCCATCGCTGCGGCGATCGGCAACATGCTGCAGGGATGGGACAACGCCACCATCGCCGGCGCGGTGCTCTACATCAAGCGCGAGTTCCACCTGGAGGCGCACCCCGCCATGGAGGGCCTCGTCGTCGCCACCTCGCTCATCGGCGCCACCGTCATCACCACCTTCTCCGGCCCCGTCTCCGActccgtcggccgccgccccaTGCTGATCGCCTCCTCGCTTCTCTacttcgccgccggcctcctcatGCTCTGGTCGCCCAACGTGCACGTGCTCCTGCTGTCGCGCCTCGTCGACGGCTTCGCCATCGGCCTGGCCGTGACGCTGGTGCCCGTCTACATCTCCgagacggcgccgccggagaTCCGGGGCCTCCTCAACACGCTGCCGCAGTTCACGGGGTCGGGGGGCATGTTCCTCTCCTACTGCATGGTGTTCGCCATGACGCTCGCGCCGCAGCCGGACTGGCGGCTCATGCTCGGCGTCCTCTCGCTGCTCTCCCTCGCCTACCTGCTGCTCACCGTCCTCTACCTGCCGGAGTCGCCGCGCTGGCTCGTCAGCAAGGGCCGCATGAAGGAGGCCCGGGCAGTGCTCCAGATGCTCAGGGGCCGGGACGACGTCGCCGGCGAGATGGCGCTCCTCGTCGAGGGCCTGGGCACCGCCGGAGACACGGCCATCGAGGAGTACATCGTcggacctgcgccgccgccccaggctgaagacgacgacggcgacaggGGAGTCACGCTCTACGGCCCCGAGCGCGGCATGTCGTGGGTGGCGCAGCCGCTGCCGCTGGGCGCGCAGGGCAGCATGCTGGGCAGCGTCATCGGCGGCCTGGGTTCGCGCCAGGGCAGCGTGCTCGACCACCTCCGCGACCCCGTCGTCGCGCTCCTCGACAGCGTGCACGACATCAAGGCTCCCGCCCCTCCGCCGGGCccgggcggcggcagcatgcTCTTCTCCAACCTCGGCAGCATGCTCAGCTTCCACGACAATAATGTTGACTGGGACGAGGAGAACGCCGCCGCGGAGCAGGACCGCTCCCTCTCGGACGACGACGATCTCGGCGCGCCGCTGCTGGATGGGCCTCAGGAGACGGCGACCACGACGATGGGCATCGGCGGCGGGTGGCAGCTGGCGTGGAAGTACGCGGACGGGCCGGAGAGCGGCGTGGTGAAGAGGATGTACCTGcacgaggaggccggcggcgctggcgagggcggcggcgtgcacgcggcggcgctggtgagCCGATCGGCCCTGTACCTGCACGGCagcaagcagcagctgcaggcGGACGGGCCGGCGATCATGCATCCCAAGGCGGAGGAGAGGCCGTCGCGGTGGCTCGAGCTTCTGCAGGAGCCTGGCGTGCGGCACGCGCTGGTGTGCGGCGTCACCATGCAGGTCCTGCAGCAGCTGTCGGGCATCAGCGGCGTGCTCTACTACACGCCGCAGATCCTGAAACAGGCCGGCGTGAGCGTCCTCCTTGCCAACCTCGGCCTGAGCGCCGACTCCACCTCCATCCTCATCAGCGGCCTCACCACGCTGCTGATGCTCCCCGCTATCGGCGTCGCCATGCGCCTCATGGACGTGTCGGGTCGCCGGAGCCTGCTGCTGTGGACCATCCCCGTGCTGATCGTGTCactggtggtgctggtggtggcgaGCGTGGtgcccatggcggcggcggtgcacgcggcggtggcgacggggagCGTGATGACGTACCTGTGCTGCTTCGTCATGGGGTTCGGGCCCATCCCCAACATCCTGTGCGCGGAGATCTTCCCCACGCGCGTGCGCGGCCTCTGCATCGCCATCTGCTCCCTCGCCTTCTGGCTCGCCGACATCGCCGTCACCTACTCCCTCCCCGTCATGCTCAACTGCGTCGGCCTCGCCGGGGTCTTCGGCTTCTACGCCGTCGTGTGCTGCCTCGCCCTGGCATTCGTGGCGCTGCGCGTGCCGGAGACCAAGGGACTGCCGCTCGAGGTCATCACCGAATTCTTCAACGTCGGAGCCAGGGGTCTTGCACCTACCCACCTTGCAGAGGACGAGGAcggggacgaggacgacgaggatcgccatcgccgccattGA
- the LOC101764512 gene encoding RING-H2 finger protein ATL80 — MPRTPASLLLSGSGNPSPLPPPLPLVHGHAAGEQQAISVDSDTVVILASLLCALICVAGLALVARCTCRRAGGGGGGSGSSGISAAAQAQQPPRGLKKAAIEALPTMSMSLEGRDGERGECAICLGLFAEGDELRVLPHCAHGFHAPCIDTWLAAHASCPSCRAAVAVGTCRRCGAACADGDLDLADDAAAR; from the coding sequence ATGCCGCGCACTCCGGCGAGCCTCCTCCTCTCTGGCAGTGGCAACCCATCTCCTCTGCCGCCTCCTTTGCCTCTTGTTCATGGTCATGCAGCAGGGGAGCAGCAGGCCATCTCCGTGGACTCGGACACGGTGGTCATCCTGGCGTCCCTCCTCTGCGCCCTCATCTGCGTGGCCGGCCTTGCCCTCGTCGCTCGGTGCACCTGCCGCAGagctggtggcggtggcggtggcagcggcagctCTGGCATCTCAGCCGCCGCCCAAGCACAGCAGCCACCCAGGGGGCTGAAGAAGGCGGCGATCGAGGCGCTGCCCACCATGTCCATGTCCTTGGAAGGAAGAGATGGTGAGAGGGGGGAGTGCGCTATCTGCCTGGGGTTGTTCGCTGAGGGAGACGAGCTCCGAGTGCTGCCGCACTGCGCCCACGGCTTCCATGCGCCCTGCATCGATACCTGGCTCGCCGCCCACGCCAGCTGCCcctcctgccgcgccgccgtcgccgtcggcacCTGCCGGAGGTGCGGGGCCGCCTGCGCTGACGGCGACCTCGACCTGGCCGATGACGCTGCTGCCAGATGA